From Zea mays cultivar B73 chromosome 3, Zm-B73-REFERENCE-NAM-5.0, whole genome shotgun sequence:
GTTTCTGTCCATGGCGAGCAGGAGTTTTTCCCTCCCATGGCCAACGGCTTCCATCTCCATCAGCCGCCATGGCCGAGCTCCCTTGGAGCAGGCGCTCCCCACCATGGCGCCCTCCTCCCTGGCGCTTGCTCCCTGCAGGAGAGCAGCCGACGCCCCATTTTCCTCCTTCCCTGCTTGGTGCGCGCAGGGGCAGAAGCTCCAGCAGCCATGGACGCCCAGACCCGACTCCCTACCTGCGTTCCTCCATGGACGCCCCTGTTTTCTTCTTCGCGCTGCAGCAGGCAGCCTTTCTCCCTGCGCGCTGTAGCTCCTTGGGCTGACCTCGGTGAGGTCCAGGTCCATGGCGACGCAGCAGCTCCTTTCCTCCATGGCCAGCCGCCCTCTGTTGCTGCCGAGCTCCAACTCCGGTCAGCAGCCACGGCGCCGAGGATTCCCTGCGCGCGAGCACAAGCCCCATTTCTTCTACCCCTGTCCGGCGCCCAGCAGCATCCATGCGCAGCGCTGCTGCTCCATTTCCTCCCCATCTTCCCCACCAAACGGCACCCGCAGCGAGTCGCCGTCGCCCATGGCCGAGCCCCCTTCCTCCCTGGCCGCCCAGCTCACTGTCCAGGGCGCTCAGAAAATTCCAGCAGCGAGCTCCACCGCCGATCTGCGCAGCAAGTTGCACGCCGCAGCAGCATGCTCCTTCGCCTCGCGCGTTGAGTGCTCGACGAATCGCCGCAGCGAGCCACGCCCTCCGGCTTTGCTTTGGTCGTCCATGCGCGACGACGCGTTCGTCTTCacgccacatgtgcagcaaccaCGACGGAGATTtgatatggtgagccgatgtgttattttgttgttggattggatatatatatatatgtgtggctGCGATAGTTCTTTTGTGCGTCGTAGAGATTGGTTCGCGGATGTATTAATTATTTGCTAAAGCACTTCGTCGTAAATTAGTGTGTTAGTTGTGGTAAATTTAATAAAGCGTAAAGAATGCTTGGAAATTTCCGCAGTCGGCTAAGATGTTAGCCTATGTTAAATATATCTTATGTATTCATCGTGGCGTAGGATAGCGTGGGTTAAAAATATAAATTATGTGACATGTGATTCGTGTTTTAAAGGCGAGATGTGCGAACGATCGGTTAGTGTTTCACTTGTCTA
This genomic window contains:
- the LOC109945255 gene encoding uncharacterized protein, encoding MATQQLLSSMASRPLLLPSSNSGQQPRRRGFPAREHKPHFFYPCPAPSSIHAQRCCSISSPSSPPNGTRSESPSPMAEPPSSLAAQLTVQGAQKIPAASSTADLRSKLHAAAACSFASRVECSTNRRSEPRPPALLWSSMRDDAFVFTPHVQQPRRRFDMVPLRVIG